One genomic window of Gallaecimonas sp. GXIMD4217 includes the following:
- a CDS encoding Do family serine endopeptidase, producing the protein MKSKSFSVAALTAALLGSSLLFTAPNASAALPLAVEGQKLPSLAPMLERVTPAVVSISVAGTHVQRQRVPDAFRFFFGPNVPREQLREQPFQGLGSGVIIDAREGYVVTNAHVVDDADKIEVTLSDGRTFEAKKIGADEGADIALLQIEAKDLTAISKADSDEVRVGDFAVAIGNPLGLGQTVTSGIVSALGRSGLNVENFEDFIQTDAAINRGNSGGALVNLKGELIGINTAIIGPNGGNIGIGFAIPANMMSNLVEQIIDHGEVRRGYLGITGDVLTSELAETMGFDSNQGAFVAQVMEDSAAEAAGIKAGDIITHVNGKRIKSFLELRAKVATLGEGAKLKIGLFRDGDQETVTVTLKGRADVARTAEGLHPKLEGAVLESAKRREDGAEGVKVVNVAPRSPAAISGLEEGDIILAVNRKRVEDLGELEDVLDDADGVLALNIKRGRHTLFLVIR; encoded by the coding sequence ATGAAATCCAAGTCTTTTTCTGTCGCCGCCCTCACCGCTGCCCTGCTGGGGTCCAGCCTGTTGTTCACTGCGCCCAATGCCAGCGCCGCCCTGCCCCTGGCCGTAGAGGGCCAGAAGCTGCCCAGCCTGGCCCCCATGCTGGAAAGGGTCACCCCGGCCGTGGTGAGCATCAGCGTCGCCGGCACCCATGTGCAGCGCCAGCGGGTGCCGGACGCCTTCCGTTTCTTCTTTGGTCCCAATGTTCCCCGGGAGCAGCTCAGGGAACAGCCCTTCCAGGGCCTGGGCTCGGGCGTCATCATCGACGCCCGTGAAGGCTACGTGGTCACCAACGCCCATGTGGTGGACGACGCCGACAAGATCGAAGTCACCCTGTCCGACGGCCGCACCTTCGAGGCCAAGAAGATAGGTGCCGATGAAGGGGCCGATATCGCCCTGCTGCAGATCGAGGCCAAGGATCTCACCGCCATCAGCAAGGCCGACTCCGACGAGGTCAGGGTCGGTGACTTCGCCGTGGCCATCGGCAATCCCCTGGGCCTGGGCCAGACCGTCACCTCCGGCATCGTTTCCGCCCTGGGCCGCAGCGGCCTGAACGTGGAGAATTTCGAGGACTTCATCCAGACCGACGCCGCCATCAACAGGGGCAACTCCGGCGGTGCCCTGGTCAACCTCAAGGGTGAACTGATCGGCATCAACACCGCCATCATAGGCCCCAACGGCGGCAACATCGGCATCGGCTTCGCCATCCCCGCCAACATGATGTCCAATCTGGTCGAGCAGATCATCGACCATGGCGAGGTGCGCCGCGGCTACTTGGGCATCACCGGCGACGTGCTCACCAGCGAACTGGCCGAAACCATGGGCTTCGACTCCAACCAGGGCGCCTTCGTGGCCCAGGTCATGGAAGATTCCGCCGCCGAGGCCGCCGGCATCAAGGCCGGCGACATCATCACCCACGTCAACGGCAAGCGTATCAAGAGCTTCCTGGAGCTAAGGGCCAAGGTCGCCACTCTGGGTGAAGGCGCCAAGTTGAAGATCGGCCTGTTCCGCGATGGCGACCAGGAGACGGTCACCGTCACCCTCAAGGGCCGTGCCGACGTGGCCCGGACCGCCGAAGGCCTGCACCCCAAGCTGGAAGGTGCGGTGCTGGAAAGCGCCAAGCGCCGTGAAGACGGTGCCGAAGGGGTCAAGGTGGTCAACGTGGCGCCCCGCTCCCCGGCGGCCATCAGCGGCCTGGAGGAAGGCGACATCATCCTGGCCGTGA
- a CDS encoding DUF1043 family protein, giving the protein MSYLSVLIALVLGMVIGLVIARVFGGQKLGEDQLKHELEQTRLELEQYKQDVNDHFEQTAEMLKHLARDYDKLTAHLSQSATSLLSVDADFIKLGSSNDEAEEAPELLENAPRDYANERHGLIK; this is encoded by the coding sequence ATGTCCTATCTGAGCGTCTTGATTGCCCTGGTGTTGGGCATGGTCATCGGCCTGGTCATAGCCCGGGTCTTTGGCGGCCAGAAGCTGGGTGAAGATCAGCTCAAGCACGAGCTGGAACAGACCCGCCTGGAGCTGGAACAGTACAAGCAGGATGTGAACGATCACTTCGAGCAGACCGCCGAAATGCTCAAGCACCTGGCCAGGGACTACGACAAGCTCACCGCCCACCTTTCCCAGAGCGCCACCAGCCTGCTCAGCGTCGATGCCGACTTCATCAAGTTGGGTTCCAGCAACGACGAGGCCGAGGAAGCTCCCGAACTGCTCGAAAACGCCCCCCGCGACTACGCCAACGAGCGTCACGGTCTCATCAAGTAA
- the zapE gene encoding cell division protein ZapE, giving the protein MSGNTPWQRYQADLQRDDFLHDAAQEAAVKHLQRLYEDFCQRDQAKPSGLGAILRRLTGQKPQLVKGLYFWGGVGRGKTYLVDTFFEALPTERKLRCHFHRFMHRVHQELKGLKGQVDPLEKIADKLAGETDIICFDEFFVSDITDAMLLGTLFQYLFARGVVLVATSNIVPDDLYKNGLQRARFLPAIALIKANCEVVNVDSGIDYRLRTLEQAEIYHHPLDDRALANLNDYFDKLSVEPRRENLELAVEGRHILARREAEGVLLIDFRQLCDGPRSQADYMELARVYHSVLVCDVVQMTAAMEDVARRFIAMVDEFYERGVKLIMAAEVSMEQLYAGERLQFEFQRCLSRLQEMQSHDYLARPHKP; this is encoded by the coding sequence ATGAGCGGTAACACCCCCTGGCAGCGCTATCAGGCTGACCTCCAGCGCGACGACTTCCTCCACGACGCGGCCCAGGAGGCCGCGGTCAAGCACCTGCAGCGTCTCTACGAGGATTTCTGCCAGCGCGACCAGGCCAAGCCGTCCGGCCTGGGCGCCATACTGCGCCGCCTGACCGGCCAGAAGCCACAGCTGGTCAAGGGCCTCTATTTCTGGGGCGGGGTCGGCCGGGGCAAGACCTACCTGGTGGACACTTTCTTCGAGGCCCTGCCCACCGAACGCAAGCTGCGCTGCCACTTCCATCGCTTCATGCACCGGGTGCACCAGGAGCTGAAGGGCCTCAAGGGCCAGGTGGATCCCCTGGAGAAGATCGCCGACAAGCTGGCCGGCGAGACCGACATCATCTGCTTCGACGAGTTTTTCGTTTCCGACATCACCGACGCCATGCTGCTGGGGACCCTGTTCCAGTACCTGTTCGCCCGCGGCGTGGTGCTGGTGGCCACCTCCAACATAGTGCCGGACGATCTCTACAAGAACGGCCTGCAGCGGGCCCGCTTCCTGCCGGCCATCGCCCTGATCAAGGCCAACTGCGAGGTGGTCAACGTCGACTCCGGTATCGATTATCGCCTGCGCACCCTGGAGCAGGCCGAGATCTACCACCATCCCCTGGACGACAGGGCCCTGGCCAACCTCAACGACTACTTCGACAAGCTGTCGGTGGAGCCCAGGCGCGAGAACCTGGAACTGGCCGTGGAAGGGCGCCACATCCTGGCCCGGCGCGAGGCGGAGGGGGTGCTGCTCATCGATTTCCGCCAGCTCTGCGACGGCCCCCGCAGCCAGGCCGACTACATGGAGCTGGCCCGGGTCTACCACTCGGTGCTGGTCTGTGACGTGGTGCAGATGACCGCGGCCATGGAAGACGTGGCCCGGCGCTTCATCGCCATGGTCGACGAGTTCTACGAGCGCGGCGTCAAGCTGATCATGGCCGCCGAGGTGAGCATGGAACAGCTCTACGCCGGCGAGCGGCTGCAGTTCGAATTCCAGCGCTGTTTGAGCCGGCTCCAGGAGATGCAGTCCCACGATTACCTGGCCCGGCCCCACAAGCCCTGA
- the rplM gene encoding 50S ribosomal protein L13: MKTFTAKPETVKRDWYVVDAEGKTLGRLATEVARRLRGKHKPEYTPHVDTGDYIIVINAEKVAVTGNKAQDKMYHAHSGYPGGLKSMNFAKLQERAPERIIESAVKGMLPKGPLGRAMFRKMKVYAGGDHKHAAQQPQVLDI, translated from the coding sequence ATGAAAACTTTCACTGCAAAACCAGAAACCGTAAAGCGTGACTGGTACGTCGTGGACGCTGAAGGCAAGACCCTGGGTCGCCTGGCCACTGAAGTAGCTCGTCGTCTGCGCGGCAAGCACAAGCCGGAATACACTCCTCACGTTGACACCGGTGATTACATCATCGTTATCAACGCCGAGAAGGTCGCCGTTACCGGTAACAAAGCTCAAGACAAGATGTATCACGCTCACTCCGGTTATCCGGGCGGCCTGAAGTCCATGAACTTCGCCAAGCTGCAAGAGCGCGCTCCCGAGCGCATCATCGAGTCTGCGGTCAAGGGCATGCTGCCGAAAGGCCCGCTGGGTCGTGCGATGTTCCGTAAGATGAAGGTTTACGCCGGCGGCGATCACAAGCACGCAGCGCAACAACCTCAGGTTCTGGACATTTAA